The following are from one region of the Pocillopora verrucosa isolate sample1 chromosome 3, ASM3666991v2, whole genome shotgun sequence genome:
- the LOC136279591 gene encoding uncharacterized protein, with protein sequence MISNARRLNHMELKQAEDNKNPRRFVSRGCPQGSALGPLLWNVFQNDLSYCLTANLSMYADDHQIYHAGADQAAVTSQLKDSANLATTWASDTRKLERLQERGLTAVFKDNNSSYEQLLEKADLPTLLNSRLQDLCILMYKVKHKLCPAYISNIFKEPNSNYNLRQADFSIPRYETVTYGKHSIRYLGPRLWTKLPKSIRDVTTLTSFKSKIRQLNITELLDDGCAGCSLCSF encoded by the exons ATGATCAGCAATGCTCGAAGACTCAACCACATGGAACTGAAACAAGCCGAAGACAACAAAAAC CCACGCCGATTCGTGAGTCGTGGCTGTCCTCAGGGTTCCGCGCTTGGCCCGTTGTtatggaatgttttccagaATGACCTATCCTACTGCTTAACAGCGAACTTGTCTATGTATGCCGACGACCATCAAATTTATCACGCAGGAGCAGACCAGGCAGCTGTGACTTCCCAGTTAAAGGATAGTGCCAACTTAGCAACAACGTGG GCGAGTGACACTCGAAAGCTTGAAAGACTACAAGAAAGAGGACTTACAGCAGTTTTCAAGGATAATAATTCTAGTTATGAACAACTATTAGAGAAGGCAGATCTGCCAACACTACTAAATAGTCGCTTACAGGATCTGTGCATCcttatgtataaagtaaagCATAAACTGTGCCCTGCATATATAAGTAACATCTTTAAAGAACCAAATAGTAATTACAATCTGCGGCAAGCAGATTTCTCTATACCTAGGTATGAGACAGTCACCTATGGCAAGCACTCTATTAGATATTTAGGGCCTAGGCTATGGACAAAACTACCCAAGAGTATCAGGGACGTCACAACCCTAACGTCGTTTAAAAGCAAGATACGCCAACTCAATATAACTGAACTTTTAGATGATGGCTGCGCAGGCTGtagcctttgttcattttga